From Toxotes jaculatrix isolate fToxJac2 chromosome 1, fToxJac2.pri, whole genome shotgun sequence, a single genomic window includes:
- the arntl1b gene encoding aryl hydrocarbon receptor nuclear translocator-like 1b has protein sequence MSKLMSSQSTNLCCSTGTTSKNFFCKRKGSSIVYLDHDDHQGHNKNTRKTHSQIAKRCRDKMNSFIDELSSLVPMCKTKSHKLDKLSVLRMAVQHMKKLQGSAANCYPEVNYKPAFISDEELKHLILRAADGFLFVADCVHGKILFVSESVHKILNYSQKDLIGQNLFEYLHPKDIGKVKEQLSSADIVPQKRLIDAKSGLLVKTDIKKGSLRLCSGERRSFFCRMKCNRNVEDDDFSSSCSKKNVSRKGFCTIHSTGYLKTWSPAEMDLDENNEPDNDGCNLSCLVAVGRLHCHTVSQPVQNHIKVKPLEFVSYHAIDGKFVFVDQRATAILAYVPQELLGTSFYEYCHEDDIADLAECHRQVLQMKEKINTNCYKLKTKDGLFITLRSRWFSFMNPWTKEVEYIVSTNTVVTSPSGGRPDSSYHQPAAPPHTMTTVLTPGEGKLDIQTVPGLPGGAGSGQELEGITGDPEIQKT, from the exons ATGAGCAAGCTCATGTCCTCACAATCAACCAACCTCTGCTGCTCTACTGGCACAACCAGCAAGAACTTCTTTTGTAAAAGGAAAGGAAGCTCCATTGTATATCT GGACCATGACGACCACCAAGGTCACAATAAGAATACCAG GAAGACTCACAGTCAGATAGCGAAGAGATGCAGGGATAAGATGAACAGCTTCATAGATGAGCTATCATCATTAGTGCCTATGTGCAAAACTAAATCACACAAACTGGACAAACTCTCAGTCTTGCGTATGGCAGTCCAACACATGAAGAAGTTACAAG GTTCTGCCGCCAACTGTTACCCAGAAGTTAATTACAAACCTGCTTTCATATCTGATGAGGAGCTAAAACACCTGATACTGAGG GCAGCTGATGGCTTTCTGTTTGTGGCTGACTGCGTTCACGGGAAAatactgtttgtttctgaatcagTACATAAGATCCTAAACTACAGCCAG AAGGACCTGATTGGCCAGAACCTATTTGAGTACCTGCATCCTAAAGACATTGGCAAAGTCAAGGAGCAGCTGTCCTCAGCAGATATTGTCCCACAAAAGAGACTCATCGATGCTAAAA gtggtCTTTTAGTGAAGACAGACATCAAAAAAGGTTCTTTAAGACTTTGTTCGGGGGAGAGACGATCATTTTTCTGCAGGATGAAGTGCAACCGAAATGTGGAAGATGACGatttctcctccagctgctcaaaaaaaaatg TCTCCCGTAAGGGCTTCTGCACCATTCACAGCACCGGTTACTTAAAAACCTGGTCCCCAGCTGAGATGGATCTGGATGAAAATAATGAGCCGGACAATGATGGATGTAACCTAAGCTGTCTGGTGGCTGTTGGTCGGTTGCATTGCCACACCGTTTCTCAGCCAGTGCAAAATCACATCAAGGTCAAGCCCCTGGAGTTTGTTTCATATCATGCTATTGATGGGAAGTTTGTCTTTGTAGACCAAAG GGCCACTGCCATTTTGGCTTACGTACCTCAAGAGCTGCTGGGAACATCATTTTATGAATACTGTCATGAAGATGACATTGCTGATTTAGCAGAATGTCACAGGCAAG TGctgcagatgaaagagaagATCAATACAAACTGCtacaagttaaaaacaaaagatggcTTATTCATCACACTTCGAAGCCGCTGGTTCAGTTTTATGAACCCTTGGACCAAAGAGGTGGAATACATCGTCTCTACCAATACTGTAGTCAC CAGCCCTTCAGGTGGCAGACCTGACAGCAGTTATCATCAGCCTGCTGCTCCCCCACACACAATGACCACTGTACTAACACCAG GTGAAGGGAAGCTGGACATCCAAACAGTTCCTGGACTTCCTGGTGGTGCAGGTTCAGGGCAGGAGCTGGAAGGAATTACTGGCGATCCAGAG atACAAAAAACCTGA